A single genomic interval of Chitinophaga sp. 180180018-3 harbors:
- the lpxB gene encoding lipid-A-disaccharide synthase, with amino-acid sequence MKYYIIAGEASGDLHGSNLVKQIRQLDTAADIRSWGGDMMEAAGAKVVKHYKELAFMGFVEVLMNLRTILKNIDNCKKDITAFKPDVLVLIDYPGFNMRIAEWAKLQGLKIVYYISPQVWAWKENRVTRLKKSVDKMLCILPFEPAFYHRWNYDTEYVGHPLVEVIKAAKEAPADPPLSDKPIIAVLPGSRRQEVSVKLPIMLTMAKHFPDYQFVVAQAPSLDDHFLESLTGQHPNVSMVKGQTYKLLRQAKAALVTSGTATLETALFGVPEVVCYKGNPISYILAKKLIKVKYISLVNLVMDKLVVKELIQHDLTEANLLKALNALLNDEITIQQVKKDYAALWHQLGEKDASRRAAQVIYEYAIS; translated from the coding sequence TTGAAATATTACATTATTGCAGGAGAGGCCTCAGGTGATCTGCATGGCAGTAATCTTGTAAAACAGATCAGGCAGCTGGATACGGCCGCGGATATACGCAGCTGGGGCGGCGATATGATGGAGGCAGCCGGAGCCAAAGTGGTGAAGCATTACAAGGAACTGGCTTTTATGGGTTTTGTGGAAGTGTTGATGAACCTGCGCACTATCCTGAAAAATATAGATAATTGTAAGAAAGATATCACAGCGTTTAAACCGGATGTACTTGTGCTGATCGACTATCCGGGGTTCAACATGAGAATAGCTGAGTGGGCCAAATTACAGGGACTTAAAATCGTATATTATATTTCTCCGCAGGTTTGGGCCTGGAAAGAAAACAGGGTGACCAGGCTGAAGAAAAGCGTGGATAAAATGCTTTGTATCCTTCCGTTTGAACCGGCATTTTATCACAGATGGAATTACGACACTGAATATGTAGGCCATCCGTTGGTGGAAGTAATCAAAGCGGCCAAAGAAGCACCTGCAGATCCGCCGTTGTCTGATAAACCCATCATCGCTGTATTGCCAGGCAGCCGCAGGCAGGAAGTGAGTGTAAAGCTGCCCATCATGCTCACGATGGCAAAGCATTTTCCGGACTATCAGTTTGTAGTGGCCCAGGCGCCCAGTTTAGATGACCATTTTCTGGAAAGCCTCACCGGTCAGCATCCCAATGTGTCGATGGTAAAAGGACAAACCTATAAACTGCTCCGGCAGGCTAAAGCTGCACTGGTGACTTCCGGCACAGCTACCCTGGAAACAGCTTTATTTGGCGTACCGGAAGTGGTTTGCTATAAAGGGAATCCCATCTCCTATATACTGGCAAAAAAACTTATCAAAGTAAAATACATCTCTCTGGTAAATCTTGTAATGGATAAACTGGTAGTGAAGGAACTGATCCAGCACGATCTGACAGAAGCCAACCTGCTGAAAGCACTGAACGCATTATTGAACGATGAGATTACTATTCAACAGGTAAAAAAAGATTATGCTGCCCTCTGGCATCAGCTCGGGGAAAAAGATGCATCCCGCCGCGCCGCCCAGGTAATTTATGAATATGCCATCAGCTAA
- a CDS encoding DUF6728 family protein, which yields MKSIWQQILRYFYIGRKDPNAPKTRYVAMMHGMNRISLLLFVIAVIIMIIRLIKKH from the coding sequence ATGAAAAGTATCTGGCAACAAATATTGCGGTATTTCTATATAGGCAGGAAAGATCCCAATGCACCAAAAACACGTTATGTGGCCATGATGCATGGGATGAACAGGATATCCCTGCTACTGTTCGTCATAGCAGTGATTATTATGATCATCAGGCTGATCAAAAAGCATTAG
- a CDS encoding glycoside hydrolase family 2 protein yields the protein MKYLLLSACLFLTAFFRLSAQENPMSKGWEFARADEGIWRPATVPGTVHTDLLAQKLIPDPFVGANEKAVQWVDKKDWQYRRRWVVKKQDLNFDVIELEFKGLDTYADVYLNDHLILQSGNMFVAHTMNVKEWLVAGNNELRILFRSPVKNDMPKFLQDSIIYPAGNDASDIPLSVYARKAPYHYGWDWGPRLVTSGIWRPIYLHSWNKAGIRDVYWQQLKLDSAEASLEAAVTIDAAVPGDYTIKVQDAASARNLASVPVTLQAGVNTVKVPFAIKQPKLWWPAGEGDQYRYTFQVAVVSKGKTVATTKNRIGLRTVEVVNKPDEQGESFFVKVNGRPVFMKGANYIPQDNFLTRVTPAKQQQLFRDMTECHFNMVRVWGGGIYEDDNFYELADQAGILVWQDFMFACTLYPWDATFLENVKQEAADNIRRLRNHPSLALWCGNNEIAVAIKNWGWQSGYAYTNAQWENMQKGYDKLFLEILPEQVASLQPGTFYFPSSPISNWGRKEDFTKGDNHYWGVWHGMEWFEAFNTHIPRFMSEYGFQSFPSMETIRTFATKDDYDIFSNVMQAHQKSPAKGNTAIRTYMLHYYREPKDFPSFVYLSQVLQAEGMKIAIEAHRRAMPYCMGTLYWQLNDCWPGASWSGRDYDGRWKALQYYVKEAFNPQLVSSVIENNQLATYVVTDNVLGPADLEMTAIDITGKVIWHKELKGLELKSNTSEKVHTLDTAAMLQGNNPARVIFYAQLRIHNKFAGRNIFYFAPAKEMPLETPHLDVATSKAPNDEGVVLIRVKTDKLARNVYLSLDKPAPADRFEENYFDLLPGESKTIRLRTRQMPELIHQALKVTTLIESYKN from the coding sequence ATGAAATATCTACTGTTATCCGCATGTTTGTTTTTAACCGCTTTCTTTCGATTATCTGCACAGGAAAATCCCATGTCGAAAGGATGGGAATTTGCACGCGCCGACGAAGGCATCTGGCGTCCGGCCACTGTTCCGGGCACTGTACATACCGACCTGCTCGCCCAGAAATTAATCCCCGATCCGTTTGTGGGGGCCAATGAAAAAGCAGTACAATGGGTAGATAAAAAAGACTGGCAATACCGCAGGAGATGGGTGGTAAAAAAACAGGATCTGAATTTTGATGTAATTGAACTGGAGTTTAAAGGATTAGATACTTATGCAGATGTATACCTCAACGACCACCTCATTCTACAGTCCGGCAACATGTTTGTTGCCCACACGATGAATGTTAAGGAATGGCTGGTGGCCGGTAATAATGAACTGCGCATACTTTTCCGCAGTCCGGTTAAAAACGATATGCCCAAATTCCTGCAAGACAGCATCATCTATCCTGCAGGCAACGACGCCAGCGATATCCCGCTGAGTGTGTATGCCCGCAAAGCTCCTTATCACTATGGCTGGGACTGGGGCCCCCGCCTGGTAACATCCGGCATCTGGCGCCCGATATACCTGCACAGCTGGAATAAAGCCGGGATACGTGATGTGTATTGGCAACAACTGAAACTGGATTCAGCAGAGGCCAGCCTGGAAGCTGCTGTTACCATTGATGCAGCAGTGCCTGGCGATTATACGATAAAAGTACAGGATGCTGCATCCGCACGGAACCTGGCTTCCGTGCCCGTTACTTTACAGGCTGGTGTGAATACGGTAAAAGTACCATTCGCTATTAAACAGCCTAAGTTATGGTGGCCGGCAGGTGAGGGCGATCAGTACAGATATACTTTTCAGGTAGCGGTAGTCAGCAAAGGTAAAACCGTGGCTACTACGAAGAACAGGATTGGGTTGCGCACCGTGGAAGTGGTGAACAAACCGGATGAACAGGGCGAATCGTTCTTTGTAAAAGTGAATGGCCGCCCGGTTTTCATGAAAGGCGCTAACTATATACCACAGGATAATTTCCTGACCCGGGTTACGCCGGCAAAACAACAACAGCTGTTCCGTGATATGACAGAATGCCACTTCAATATGGTGCGTGTTTGGGGCGGCGGTATATACGAAGATGACAACTTCTACGAACTGGCCGATCAGGCAGGTATCCTCGTGTGGCAGGATTTTATGTTCGCCTGCACACTGTATCCCTGGGATGCAACCTTCCTGGAGAACGTAAAACAGGAAGCTGCTGATAATATCAGACGTCTCCGTAATCATCCCAGTCTTGCACTGTGGTGTGGAAACAATGAGATTGCAGTAGCCATTAAAAACTGGGGCTGGCAGTCCGGTTACGCCTATACGAACGCCCAATGGGAAAACATGCAGAAAGGATACGATAAACTGTTCCTGGAAATACTACCGGAACAGGTAGCCTCCCTGCAGCCGGGAACTTTTTATTTCCCATCCTCTCCCATCAGCAACTGGGGCCGGAAAGAAGACTTTACGAAAGGCGACAACCACTATTGGGGCGTGTGGCACGGCATGGAATGGTTTGAAGCATTTAACACGCACATCCCGCGCTTTATGAGTGAATATGGCTTTCAGTCGTTCCCGTCGATGGAAACCATCCGCACATTCGCCACCAAAGACGACTACGATATTTTCTCCAATGTCATGCAGGCGCATCAGAAAAGCCCGGCTAAAGGCAATACCGCCATTCGCACTTATATGCTGCATTACTACCGGGAGCCAAAAGATTTCCCCTCCTTTGTTTATCTCAGCCAGGTATTACAGGCCGAAGGAATGAAAATAGCCATAGAAGCACATCGCAGGGCAATGCCTTATTGTATGGGCACGTTGTACTGGCAGCTGAATGATTGCTGGCCGGGAGCTTCCTGGTCGGGCCGCGACTACGATGGCCGCTGGAAGGCCCTGCAATACTATGTAAAGGAAGCTTTCAACCCGCAACTGGTATCCAGTGTTATAGAAAACAATCAACTGGCTACCTATGTAGTAACAGACAATGTGCTGGGGCCGGCGGATCTGGAAATGACGGCGATCGACATTACCGGCAAAGTAATCTGGCACAAGGAGCTGAAGGGGCTGGAGCTGAAAAGTAACACCAGTGAAAAAGTACACACCCTCGATACAGCAGCTATGCTGCAGGGAAATAATCCGGCAAGGGTAATATTCTATGCGCAACTGCGAATCCACAATAAGTTTGCAGGCAGGAATATCTTTTACTTTGCTCCGGCGAAGGAAATGCCATTGGAAACGCCCCACCTGGATGTGGCTACCAGTAAGGCACCTAACGACGAAGGGGTGGTGTTGATCAGGGTGAAAACAGATAAGCTGGCAAGAAACGTTTATCTATCACTCGATAAACCTGCGCCGGCAGACCGTTTTGAGGAAAATTACTTCGACCTGCTGCCCGGAGAGAGCAAGACCATCAGGTTGCGTACCCGGCAGATGCCTGAGCTGATTCACCAGGCACTGAAAGTGACCACTTTAATTGAGTCTTATAAAAACTGA
- a CDS encoding alpha-L-fucosidase, which translates to MKKICMALGLAWLGISAAHAQEPAYVPEKDQAVVKKLDEWEDWKFGLLMHWGPYSQWGVVESWSICPEDEGWTQRKPAGIPYYDYLKKYEALGKTFNPVKFNPEKWAKAAKDAGMKYLVFTTKHHDGFCMFDTKQTDYKVTAPDGAFSKDPRSNIAKEVFEAFRKEGIHAGAYFSKPDWHTEYYWWSYFPPKDRNVNYDLKKYPERWEKFKQYTYNQIEELMTGYGKLEILWLDGGWVRPHKEKSPAPQAWGQMVEQDQDIDMGRIAGMARSHQPGLIVVDRSVHGPYENYRTPEQEIPNKPLDYPWETCMTMGGSWSYVPDDKYKSVNVLIHNLVDIVAKGGNYLLNVGPGPDGELHEAAYTTMKHIGEWMHINGDAIYGTRAVAPYKDGKVCFTRKKDGSVYAIYLLDENEKLPAEISFKGITPARGARLQMLGTSDRLVWKTSAEGVTIQIPESARNKGLQHAVAIKIPAVNKM; encoded by the coding sequence ATGAAAAAAATCTGTATGGCATTGGGCCTGGCCTGGCTGGGCATCAGCGCCGCTCACGCGCAGGAACCGGCTTATGTGCCTGAAAAAGACCAGGCGGTTGTGAAAAAGCTGGATGAATGGGAAGACTGGAAGTTTGGCTTACTCATGCACTGGGGGCCATATTCCCAATGGGGTGTTGTGGAGTCGTGGAGTATTTGTCCGGAAGATGAAGGCTGGACACAGCGTAAGCCTGCAGGCATCCCGTATTACGACTACCTGAAGAAATACGAGGCGCTCGGCAAAACTTTCAATCCGGTGAAATTTAACCCGGAAAAATGGGCGAAGGCAGCAAAAGATGCCGGAATGAAATACCTGGTGTTTACCACCAAGCATCACGATGGCTTTTGTATGTTTGATACCAAACAAACAGATTATAAGGTAACCGCCCCGGATGGTGCGTTTAGCAAAGATCCCCGGTCGAATATTGCCAAAGAAGTGTTTGAAGCTTTCCGCAAAGAAGGTATCCATGCGGGTGCTTACTTCTCCAAACCAGACTGGCATACAGAATATTACTGGTGGAGCTACTTTCCGCCGAAAGACAGGAATGTTAACTATGATCTGAAGAAATATCCCGAAAGATGGGAGAAATTCAAACAGTATACCTATAACCAGATAGAGGAATTGATGACCGGTTATGGAAAGCTGGAAATCCTGTGGCTGGATGGAGGCTGGGTTAGGCCTCATAAGGAAAAATCACCGGCTCCGCAGGCCTGGGGCCAGATGGTAGAGCAGGATCAGGATATTGATATGGGCAGAATTGCCGGTATGGCCCGCAGTCATCAGCCGGGTCTGATTGTAGTGGACCGCAGTGTACACGGACCATACGAGAATTACCGCACGCCGGAACAGGAGATCCCCAACAAGCCCCTGGATTATCCCTGGGAAACCTGTATGACAATGGGCGGATCATGGTCGTATGTACCGGACGATAAATACAAATCAGTAAATGTATTGATCCACAACCTGGTGGATATCGTAGCCAAAGGGGGTAACTACCTGCTGAACGTAGGTCCTGGTCCGGATGGCGAGCTGCACGAAGCAGCCTATACTACCATGAAACATATCGGTGAATGGATGCATATCAATGGTGATGCTATCTATGGAACCCGGGCTGTGGCTCCTTACAAAGATGGAAAAGTGTGCTTTACCCGTAAAAAGGACGGAAGCGTATACGCAATATACCTGTTGGACGAAAATGAAAAGCTGCCGGCAGAGATCTCCTTTAAAGGAATTACCCCGGCTCGCGGTGCCCGGTTGCAGATGTTAGGAACTTCAGACCGGCTGGTGTGGAAAACCTCGGCAGAAGGGGTGACCATTCAGATTCCTGAATCTGCCCGTAATAAGGGCTTACAACATGCGGTGGCTATCAAAATACCTGCTGTTAATAAGATGTGA
- a CDS encoding response regulator transcription factor translates to MNRNPKVLLVEDDKVFGAIVKQRLEEAGYNVDHCYDGNEAWSLYDSVRYDICLLDIVLPGRNGFELAKEIRNSTMLTPIFFLTSERVQEEDRLEGFSLGGDGYLIKPFSFEELLRRMQVILKWTRPPRTELTIGHSLGMYTYHYHKLRIFETESKQVKCKLSPIEAKMLRYFLSRPNIIVQKDEVLLRVWGKEDFYASRSMDVFIGRIRKQLKLEPRVELETVYNVGLRLNVPDTLLPVRISVPLNS, encoded by the coding sequence ATGAACAGAAACCCAAAAGTTTTACTTGTCGAGGACGACAAGGTTTTCGGGGCCATTGTTAAGCAGCGCCTGGAAGAGGCTGGGTATAACGTAGATCATTGTTACGATGGAAATGAGGCCTGGAGCTTATATGACAGCGTTCGTTATGATATTTGCCTGTTGGATATTGTACTGCCCGGCAGGAACGGTTTTGAGCTGGCAAAGGAAATCAGGAACAGCACTATGCTGACGCCTATTTTCTTTCTCACTTCTGAAAGAGTACAGGAAGAAGACCGCCTTGAGGGATTCAGCCTGGGAGGAGATGGATACCTGATTAAGCCTTTCAGTTTTGAAGAGTTGCTGAGAAGGATGCAGGTAATCCTGAAATGGACCCGGCCGCCGCGGACGGAGCTTACCATCGGCCATTCGCTGGGGATGTACACCTACCACTACCACAAACTGAGGATCTTCGAAACCGAGAGCAAACAGGTGAAATGTAAACTTTCACCCATAGAAGCTAAGATGTTGCGTTATTTCCTGAGCCGTCCCAACATTATCGTACAGAAAGATGAAGTACTGTTGCGGGTTTGGGGCAAGGAGGATTTTTATGCCAGCCGCAGCATGGATGTTTTTATCGGCCGTATCCGGAAACAGCTGAAGCTGGAGCCTAGGGTGGAGCTGGAAACAGTGTATAATGTAGGACTGCGGTTGAATGTCCCCGATACCTTACTACCAGTCAGGATCAGCGTACCACTTAACAGTTAG
- a CDS encoding RelA/SpoT family protein, with amino-acid sequence METVAVQKYNLDEEQEKKEIVRHYRALLRALKPRLKKGDRELVRTAFEMAADAHKEMRRKSGEPYILHPLAVAQICVEEIGLGVRSAICALLHDTVEDTEVTLEDVSREFGNEIAHIVDGLTKISTVIDSSTSTAQAENFKKILLTLADDPRVILIKLADRLHNMRTLDSMSREKQLKIASETVFIYAPLAHRLGLYNIKSEMEDLAMKYTEQQTYREIAKRLKETKRERTRYINEFIKPIKEVLQEEGFNFDIFGRPKSIHSIHNKIKTKGVAFEEVYDLFAIRIILDSPLEREKADCWKVYSIITDFYHPSPERTRDWLSNPKSNGYEALHVTVMGPQGKWVEVQIRSKRMNDYAEKGVAAHWRYKEGSANPQQESKFDQWFTQIREILSNPDSNTLDFLADFKSNLFTEEIYVYTPKGDLKILPVNSTALDFAYSIHSAVGNKCIGAKVNYKLVPLSHKLRSGDQVEIITSSKQKPSEDWLNFVLTAKAKSKIKDALKEEKRKVAMDGKAALERKLSHMNISTSQHNINELVQFYKQPSPLDLYYQVAVKNIDLKELKQFTVLGDKLEPPKPVKVPEHLPEDHVKHQLPSKKDAELIIFGESSDKIAYKLANCCRPIPGDDVFGFITASEGLKIHRTNCPNAAQLLANYGHRVVKTKWVKNREISFLTGLRIIGMDDVGVIHKITNIISGELKINISALSIESKEGLFEGLIKVYVHDKEELDELVERLKKLDGIQSIQRLEE; translated from the coding sequence ATGGAAACAGTGGCTGTACAAAAATATAACTTAGACGAAGAGCAGGAAAAGAAAGAAATCGTTCGACATTACCGGGCTTTATTGAGGGCGTTAAAACCGCGTTTGAAAAAAGGTGACAGGGAGTTGGTACGTACTGCTTTTGAAATGGCAGCAGATGCACATAAGGAAATGCGGCGTAAATCAGGAGAGCCCTATATCCTTCATCCGCTGGCAGTGGCACAGATTTGTGTGGAAGAGATCGGGTTGGGCGTACGCTCTGCCATCTGTGCTTTGTTACATGATACTGTGGAAGATACAGAAGTAACGCTGGAAGATGTATCCAGGGAATTTGGTAACGAGATCGCGCACATAGTAGATGGTCTTACCAAGATATCTACCGTGATAGATTCCAGCACCAGCACCGCTCAGGCGGAAAATTTCAAGAAAATACTGCTTACACTGGCCGATGATCCGCGGGTTATCCTTATCAAGCTGGCAGACAGGCTGCATAATATGCGTACACTGGACAGCATGAGCCGTGAAAAACAGCTGAAAATAGCTTCAGAAACCGTATTTATTTACGCGCCATTGGCCCACCGTCTTGGTTTGTATAATATCAAATCAGAGATGGAAGACCTGGCCATGAAATACACCGAGCAACAAACCTACCGCGAAATAGCGAAGCGCCTCAAGGAAACCAAACGTGAGCGCACCCGCTATATCAACGAGTTTATTAAACCTATCAAGGAAGTGTTGCAGGAGGAAGGATTTAATTTTGATATTTTCGGAAGACCCAAATCCATTCACTCCATTCACAACAAGATCAAAACCAAGGGTGTTGCCTTTGAGGAAGTATATGATCTTTTTGCCATCCGTATTATCCTGGATTCCCCACTGGAAAGGGAAAAAGCGGACTGCTGGAAGGTGTATTCGATCATCACCGATTTCTATCATCCCAGCCCAGAAAGAACCCGCGACTGGCTCAGCAACCCTAAATCCAATGGGTACGAAGCTTTACACGTAACAGTAATGGGGCCGCAGGGAAAATGGGTGGAAGTACAAATCCGTTCCAAAAGAATGAACGACTATGCTGAAAAAGGCGTAGCCGCTCACTGGCGTTACAAAGAAGGAAGCGCCAATCCACAACAGGAGTCGAAATTTGATCAGTGGTTTACACAGATCCGGGAAATACTCAGCAACCCCGATTCAAATACGCTCGACTTCCTGGCTGATTTCAAGAGCAACCTCTTTACAGAGGAAATATATGTTTACACGCCGAAAGGCGATCTGAAAATCCTGCCGGTAAACTCAACTGCGCTGGATTTTGCCTATTCTATACACAGTGCGGTGGGAAATAAGTGTATAGGCGCTAAGGTGAATTATAAACTGGTACCGCTTAGCCATAAATTGCGTAGTGGAGATCAGGTGGAAATCATTACCTCCAGTAAACAAAAGCCGTCGGAAGACTGGCTGAATTTTGTACTGACTGCCAAGGCCAAATCCAAGATCAAGGATGCACTGAAAGAAGAGAAAAGGAAAGTGGCCATGGATGGGAAAGCTGCACTGGAGCGGAAATTGTCGCATATGAACATCAGTACCAGTCAACATAACATCAACGAACTGGTACAATTCTATAAACAACCATCTCCGCTTGACCTGTATTACCAGGTAGCGGTAAAGAACATCGATCTGAAGGAACTGAAGCAGTTCACGGTGCTGGGCGACAAACTGGAACCGCCCAAACCTGTGAAGGTGCCGGAACATCTGCCAGAAGATCATGTGAAGCATCAGCTGCCCTCTAAAAAAGACGCAGAGCTGATCATTTTCGGGGAAAGCTCCGATAAGATTGCCTATAAGCTGGCTAACTGCTGCCGTCCTATTCCTGGCGACGACGTATTTGGCTTTATTACTGCCAGCGAAGGGCTGAAAATACATCGTACCAACTGCCCGAACGCCGCCCAACTGTTGGCAAATTATGGTCACAGGGTGGTGAAAACGAAATGGGTGAAGAACCGGGAGATCTCTTTCCTGACAGGTTTGCGCATTATAGGTATGGACGATGTGGGTGTGATTCACAAGATTACCAATATCATCTCCGGTGAATTGAAAATCAATATCTCTGCCCTCAGTATTGAATCCAAAGAAGGCTTATTCGAAGGCCTGATTAAGGTCTACGTACATGATAAGGAAGAACTGGACGAGCTCGTGGAACGCCTTAAAAAACTGGACGGGATACAGTCGATACAGCGATTGGAAGAATAG
- a CDS encoding adenylosuccinate synthase yields the protein MVDVLLGLQWGDEGKGKIVDYFAGRYDVIARFQGGPNAGHTLYVNGQKVVLRTIPSGVFHDKTINLIGNGVVLDPVAFKKESEDIAALGVDLTKNLFIAEKTHIIVPTHRALDKASEIAKGNEKIGSTLKGIGPAYMDKTGRNGLRVGDVLSPDFKNLYEKLKQKHLQLLSHFDISEFAEDIANWEAEFFEAIPFLKKMNVVSGEYFINEKLKAGKKILAEGAQGSMLDVDFGTYPFVTSSNTISAGVCTGLGIAPRWIKDVIGVTKAYCTRVGSGPFPTELHDTTGERLRSAGHEFGAVTGRPRRCGWIDLVALNYTCMLSGVTQLVITKSDVLDEFDEIRACTAYEINGKQTKELPFQLNGLDIKPVWESFKGWSDKTSTCKQFNELPAEMKALVSTIDNYLGVPVKYVSNGPGRDQILEK from the coding sequence ATGGTAGACGTTTTGTTAGGCCTGCAATGGGGCGACGAAGGCAAAGGTAAAATTGTGGACTATTTTGCCGGCAGGTACGACGTGATTGCCCGTTTCCAGGGTGGCCCGAATGCTGGTCATACTTTGTATGTAAACGGACAGAAAGTAGTATTGCGCACCATCCCTTCAGGTGTATTCCATGATAAGACCATCAATCTTATCGGTAATGGCGTAGTGCTGGATCCTGTCGCTTTCAAAAAGGAGAGCGAAGATATTGCAGCATTGGGTGTAGATCTGACAAAAAACCTGTTTATTGCAGAAAAAACGCATATCATTGTACCTACGCACCGTGCGCTGGATAAAGCGTCTGAGATAGCTAAAGGCAATGAGAAGATCGGCTCTACCCTTAAAGGCATCGGACCTGCCTATATGGATAAAACCGGCAGAAATGGCTTACGTGTGGGCGACGTTTTATCTCCTGATTTTAAGAACCTGTATGAGAAACTGAAACAGAAACATCTGCAACTGTTGTCTCATTTTGATATATCAGAATTCGCTGAAGATATTGCCAACTGGGAAGCTGAGTTCTTCGAAGCCATCCCTTTCCTGAAGAAAATGAATGTTGTTAGTGGTGAATATTTCATCAACGAAAAACTGAAAGCCGGTAAGAAAATACTCGCGGAAGGTGCTCAGGGAAGCATGCTGGATGTGGATTTCGGCACTTACCCGTTTGTCACTTCTTCCAATACCATTTCAGCTGGTGTATGCACCGGACTGGGTATTGCACCCCGCTGGATCAAAGATGTGATCGGTGTTACCAAAGCCTACTGCACCCGCGTGGGTAGTGGCCCTTTCCCGACTGAGCTCCACGATACTACCGGTGAAAGACTGCGTTCCGCAGGTCACGAATTCGGCGCCGTTACCGGCCGCCCCCGCCGCTGTGGCTGGATTGACCTCGTTGCGCTGAATTATACCTGCATGCTGAGTGGTGTTACTCAACTGGTGATAACAAAAAGCGATGTACTCGACGAATTCGACGAAATCCGCGCCTGCACCGCATATGAAATAAATGGAAAGCAAACGAAAGAACTGCCTTTCCAGCTAAACGGTCTGGACATTAAACCAGTGTGGGAATCCTTCAAAGGATGGAGCGACAAAACATCTACATGCAAGCAATTCAATGAGTTACCGGCTGAGATGAAAGCATTGGTTTCGACGATAGATAATTATCTGGGCGTTCCCGTGAAATACGTTTCCAATGGCCCCGGACGCGATCAGATCCTTGAAAAGTAG
- a CDS encoding anthranilate synthase component I family protein: MDNNNYQSPSGQFEAMLAADALYTIETGPGNAFGVLKNFHQAHHDWLFGHLAYDLKNETAPGLYSQHHDGIGFPDMCFFVPRILIQLQRDGSVRIGGEALTATAAAEIFNDCQRTAATTVAAQDKFQSPLQSRLHHDHYIAAVKHLQQHILHGDCYEVNFCRENFMEQVNVHPLMLFEHLNALSPAPFAAYYRLGRRYLACSSPERFMQKKGDTVISQPIKGTSRKDPDPVRDQQLKQQLSDSAKERAENVMVVDLVRNDLSHTAVQGSVKVTELFGIYSFAQVHHMISTISAKLAPDVHFTEVLRTAFPMGSMTGAPKIRVMQLIEQYEQTRRGLYSGALGYITPDGDFDFNVVIRSILYNAENQYLSFQTGSAITFYSDPAKEWEECLLKAAAMEKAITG, from the coding sequence TTGGACAATAATAACTATCAGTCGCCCTCAGGTCAATTTGAGGCCATGTTGGCCGCAGATGCGCTCTATACCATTGAAACAGGCCCTGGCAACGCTTTCGGGGTATTGAAAAATTTTCATCAGGCACATCACGACTGGCTCTTCGGACACCTCGCTTACGATCTCAAAAATGAAACAGCCCCCGGGTTGTACTCGCAGCATCACGATGGTATCGGTTTCCCCGATATGTGTTTTTTCGTGCCCCGCATCCTCATCCAACTGCAACGCGATGGGAGTGTGCGCATAGGTGGCGAAGCGCTTACTGCAACTGCTGCTGCCGAAATATTTAACGATTGCCAGAGAACAGCTGCTACTACAGTTGCTGCGCAAGATAAATTCCAGTCGCCGCTACAGAGCCGTTTGCATCACGACCACTATATTGCTGCTGTAAAACACCTGCAGCAACATATCCTTCATGGCGATTGTTATGAAGTGAATTTCTGCCGTGAAAATTTTATGGAACAGGTAAACGTTCATCCGCTTATGTTGTTTGAACACCTGAATGCCTTATCGCCGGCGCCTTTTGCGGCCTATTACCGCCTGGGGCGCCGTTACCTGGCCTGTTCCAGCCCCGAACGTTTCATGCAGAAAAAAGGGGATACCGTGATTTCCCAGCCAATCAAGGGTACCAGCCGGAAAGATCCTGATCCGGTCAGGGATCAGCAGCTGAAGCAACAACTATCGGACAGCGCAAAAGAAAGGGCTGAAAATGTAATGGTGGTAGACCTGGTGCGGAATGATCTTTCCCATACTGCTGTTCAGGGAAGTGTGAAAGTGACAGAGCTTTTCGGTATCTATTCGTTTGCGCAGGTGCATCACATGATTTCTACTATTTCCGCCAAACTGGCGCCGGATGTGCATTTTACGGAAGTGCTGCGGACTGCTTTTCCAATGGGATCCATGACAGGGGCGCCCAAGATCAGGGTAATGCAGCTGATAGAACAATACGAGCAAACCCGCCGCGGGCTTTATTCCGGAGCCTTGGGATATATTACACCCGATGGCGATTTTGATTTCAACGTAGTGATCCGCAGTATCCTTTACAATGCAGAAAATCAATACCTGTCGTTCCAGACCGGTTCTGCGATCACCTTTTACAGCGATCCTGCAAAGGAATGGGAAGAATGCCTGTTGAAAGCTGCGGCAATGGAAAAGGCCATCACTGGCTGA